The following proteins come from a genomic window of Bernardetia sp.:
- a CDS encoding YfiR family protein, whose product MLKLLLSKKTYRTPLLSKILFVSFLAVFVGFIAIPSKAQYSPTQMKIALMVHFIEHTKFPPEAFKSPKEMIQIGILGDDPFGDELESFLVHYKINGRGLRVRRKKNASDLWGCQVIYISKSEQDKLSDILDYFRRYPTLTIGDNLKNFVEQCGIINFVTVDNKPYRFELNIEAAQKSNLVLDVGLFRMAQRIVACP is encoded by the coding sequence ATGCTTAAACTATTACTTTCTAAGAAAACATATAGAACACCTCTGCTTTCCAAAATTTTATTTGTTTCATTTTTGGCTGTTTTTGTTGGTTTTATAGCAATACCTTCTAAAGCTCAATATTCGCCTACACAAATGAAAATTGCGCTAATGGTTCATTTTATTGAACACACTAAGTTTCCACCAGAGGCTTTTAAAAGTCCAAAGGAAATGATACAGATTGGCATTTTGGGAGATGACCCTTTTGGGGACGAACTGGAATCTTTTTTGGTGCATTACAAAATTAACGGACGTGGTTTGCGTGTTCGAAGGAAAAAAAATGCTTCGGATTTGTGGGGTTGTCAAGTGATTTATATTAGTAAGTCTGAACAAGACAAACTAAGTGATATTTTAGATTACTTTAGAAGATACCCAACTCTTACCATTGGAGATAATCTGAAAAACTTTGTGGAACAATGTGGAATTATCAACTTTGTAACAGTTGATAACAAGCCGTATCGTTTTGAACTCAACATTGAAGCGGCTCAAAAATCAAATCTTGTTTTAGATGTTGGGCTTTTTAGAATGGCACAGAGAATTGTGGCTTGTCCTTAA
- a CDS encoding AAA family ATPase — MHNTNRNSNSNHRRVKDELEKYQDDKMNQGNKTYLGKYNVFGDGYFSEDYYILNRHDQKLIDFGVRDYFENNQLVSLNQFLKLLEENNYTPVSIYRRNTTFNRKESRYSIDWYLLLSDESIIININYDAVKKLDDVIFRFDMITATEDTSTERLELLFELAAKCIVETKDDEKRYINIVGSTPRTGLTLRKHQIKPPTIPNLDLYYGEKFTEKHETLVKEINEKNNSGLFIFHGVTGSGKTNYIRYLISKAKPEIEFIFYPITLLREITSPDLITFLSDYQDAVLIIEESEDSVQARDLFNTDKSSIANLLNVSDGLLSDVLNLKIICTFNTDIKNLDKALLREGRLLGIHRFEALPAKNANEIAKLNNIDREFKEPATLAQIYNIPLNEDFSDFSIRQKKIGFGK; from the coding sequence ATGCACAATACCAACAGAAATAGTAATTCAAATCACCGTAGAGTAAAAGACGAATTAGAAAAATATCAAGACGATAAAATGAATCAAGGAAATAAAACGTATTTGGGAAAATATAATGTATTTGGCGACGGCTATTTTAGTGAAGATTATTATATACTCAATCGTCATGACCAAAAACTAATAGATTTTGGAGTACGTGATTATTTCGAAAATAACCAACTTGTTTCACTCAATCAATTTCTTAAACTTTTAGAAGAAAACAATTATACACCTGTTTCTATTTATCGTCGTAATACGACTTTTAATAGAAAAGAGAGTCGTTATTCAATAGATTGGTATTTGCTTTTAAGCGATGAGTCTATTATCATAAATATAAATTACGATGCCGTAAAAAAGTTAGACGATGTTATATTTAGATTTGACATGATAACTGCCACAGAAGACACATCTACTGAAAGACTAGAACTTTTGTTTGAGCTTGCTGCAAAGTGTATTGTAGAAACAAAAGATGATGAGAAAAGATATATCAACATTGTAGGAAGTACGCCAAGAACTGGACTTACACTTCGTAAACATCAAATCAAACCTCCTACCATTCCAAATTTAGATTTGTATTATGGGGAGAAGTTTACAGAAAAACACGAAACGCTAGTAAAGGAAATCAACGAAAAAAACAACTCTGGTTTATTTATTTTTCACGGTGTTACAGGAAGTGGGAAGACCAATTATATTCGCTATCTGATAAGTAAGGCAAAGCCAGAGATAGAATTTATTTTTTATCCGATTACGCTTCTAAGAGAAATTACAAGTCCAGATTTAATAACATTTTTATCTGATTATCAAGATGCTGTTCTGATAATTGAAGAATCGGAAGATTCTGTACAAGCTCGTGATTTGTTTAATACTGATAAGAGTTCGATTGCCAATCTTTTAAACGTTTCGGATGGACTTCTTTCAGATGTTTTGAATCTTAAAATTATCTGTACGTTTAATACAGACATCAAGAATTTGGATAAGGCTCTTCTTCGTGAAGGTCGTCTGTTGGGGATTCATCGTTTTGAAGCTCTTCCAGCTAAAAATGCCAATGAAATAGCAAAACTAAATAATATCGACAGAGAGTTTAAAGAACCTGCTACTTTAGCTCAAATCTATAATATTCCTTTGAATGAAGATTTTTCTGATTTTTCAATTCGTCAGAAAAAAATTGGTTTTGGAAAATAA
- a CDS encoding M20/M25/M40 family metallo-hydrolase — MTDSNVNFDLLKKMCGVFAPSGNEAPMKEFILNYVKENQENWKIQPQIIEGEDFQDCVMLVFGNPRTAAFAHLDSIGFMARYDNHLVRVGSPKYEDGYKLVGKDSQGEIEGTLKVKYGKEEDDKKKKKNKKSKKKKRGARQHRKPLGEVKLQLEFDRTVDRGTEFVFKQDFRETDEYVQSCYLDDRLGCWNLLKTAETLEDGILVFSCYEEIGGGTMPFLLKWIWENYRIKQCLISDITWITEGVKHGEGVAISMRDRNIPRRSFLNKIIDLVKESGVKYQLEVENDGGSDAKEIQSSAYPMDWCFIGAAEAGVHSPNEKVHKDDIQAMTDVYAYLMKNL; from the coding sequence ATGACAGATTCAAATGTAAATTTTGACTTGCTTAAAAAAATGTGTGGAGTATTTGCCCCATCAGGCAATGAAGCTCCTATGAAAGAGTTTATTCTGAATTACGTCAAAGAAAATCAAGAAAATTGGAAAATACAGCCCCAAATTATAGAAGGAGAAGATTTTCAAGATTGTGTCATGCTTGTTTTTGGAAATCCTAGAACAGCTGCTTTTGCACATCTGGATTCTATTGGCTTTATGGCTCGTTATGATAATCACTTAGTAAGAGTTGGGTCTCCAAAATATGAAGATGGTTATAAGCTGGTAGGAAAAGACTCGCAAGGAGAAATTGAAGGAACATTAAAAGTAAAATATGGAAAAGAAGAGGATGATAAAAAGAAGAAAAAAAATAAAAAATCTAAGAAGAAAAAACGAGGAGCAAGGCAGCACAGAAAGCCATTAGGTGAAGTAAAACTACAACTAGAGTTTGACAGAACTGTGGATAGAGGAACTGAATTTGTTTTCAAACAAGATTTTAGAGAAACAGATGAATATGTTCAGTCTTGCTACTTAGATGACCGTTTGGGCTGTTGGAATCTACTCAAAACAGCTGAAACATTAGAAGATGGAATACTTGTTTTTTCTTGTTATGAGGAAATTGGAGGAGGAACTATGCCATTTTTATTAAAATGGATATGGGAAAACTATAGAATCAAACAATGTCTCATTTCTGATATTACTTGGATTACAGAAGGTGTAAAACACGGAGAAGGTGTTGCTATTTCAATGCGTGATAGAAATATCCCAAGAAGAAGCTTTCTAAATAAAATCATTGATTTAGTAAAAGAATCTGGAGTAAAATATCAGCTAGAAGTAGAAAATGATGGAGGAAGTGATGCAAAAGAAATACAATCTTCTGCTTATCCTATGGATTGGTGTTTTATTGGTGCAGCCGAAGCAGGTGTCCATTCTCCTAATGAAAAAGTGCATAAAGATGATATACAGGCAATGACAGATGTGTATGCTTATCTGATGAAAAATCTTTAA
- a CDS encoding beta-ketoacyl-ACP synthase III produces MSATSSTNKKQAAITGVFGYVPDYVLTNQELETMVDTNDEWIKTRTGIEERRILKEEGVGTSFMATKAVKGLLEKTNTKPEEIDFLICATATPDMQFPATGNVIAHQSGLNCLSYDLMAACSGFLYGLVTGSQFIETGKYKKIIVVGADKMSSIINYEDRQTCVLFGDGAGAVLLEANEEGNGVIDSILRTDGAGATELYMKAGGSRYPATPETVANKEHYVTQNGAVVFKHAVKNMADTSAELAEKHGLTGDTIDFLVPHQANLRIIDATAKRLGLDSEKVLVNIAKYGNTTCATIPLCLRDFEDKFKKGDNLVLAAFGGGFTWGAVYLKWAY; encoded by the coding sequence ATGAGTGCCACTTCTTCTACAAACAAAAAGCAAGCTGCCATTACAGGTGTTTTTGGCTATGTTCCTGATTATGTCCTTACCAATCAAGAACTTGAAACAATGGTAGATACCAACGATGAATGGATAAAAACACGTACAGGAATAGAAGAAAGACGCATTTTGAAAGAAGAAGGAGTAGGAACTTCTTTCATGGCAACTAAAGCTGTAAAAGGTCTTTTAGAAAAAACAAATACAAAGCCAGAGGAAATTGATTTTCTTATTTGTGCGACAGCTACTCCAGATATGCAATTTCCAGCTACAGGAAATGTTATTGCTCATCAATCAGGCTTAAATTGTTTGAGTTATGACCTAATGGCAGCTTGTTCAGGCTTTTTGTATGGTTTAGTTACAGGAAGTCAGTTCATAGAAACAGGAAAATATAAAAAAATTATAGTAGTAGGAGCAGATAAAATGTCTTCTATCATAAACTACGAAGATCGTCAGACTTGCGTTTTATTTGGAGACGGTGCTGGCGCAGTTCTTTTAGAGGCTAATGAAGAAGGAAATGGTGTAATAGATTCTATCTTAAGAACAGATGGTGCTGGCGCAACCGAACTTTATATGAAAGCAGGAGGAAGCCGTTATCCTGCTACGCCAGAAACAGTTGCTAATAAAGAACATTATGTAACACAAAACGGTGCAGTAGTCTTCAAACATGCTGTTAAAAATATGGCTGACACATCTGCTGAACTTGCTGAAAAACACGGACTCACAGGAGATACAATTGATTTTTTAGTTCCCCATCAAGCTAATTTGAGAATTATAGATGCTACAGCAAAACGTCTTGGGTTAGATTCAGAAAAAGTATTGGTAAATATTGCAAAGTATGGCAATACTACTTGTGCTACTATTCCTCTTTGTTTGAGAGATTTTGAAGACAAATTTAAAAAAGGAGATAATCTTGTTTTGGCAGCCTTCGGAGGTGGCTTCACGTGGGGAGCAGTATATTTGAAATGGGCGTATTAA
- a CDS encoding DUF4197 domain-containing protein has protein sequence MKKISRTTRILFLFLLIGMVGFSTSCTTQQIAGVLGSIGGVPLTKEEISKALKDALVQGVVKGTGLASKDGGYFNNSLIKIPFPEDAEKVANKLRDLGLGSEVDRFVKTLNRGAEEAAKEAAPIFKSAITSMSIQDAYGILKGDRDAATQYLMKTTTDQLKAKFKPIVARNLEKVNATRYYSDLVSKYNQIPFVKNVNPDLDDYATDKAIEGLFKLVAQEEDNIRTNISARSTELMKRVFAQAPQAQQ, from the coding sequence ATGAAAAAAATAAGCAGAACCACTCGTATTTTATTTTTATTTCTCTTGATTGGTATGGTAGGTTTTTCTACAAGCTGTACTACACAACAAATAGCTGGAGTTTTGGGAAGTATTGGAGGTGTGCCACTCACGAAAGAGGAAATTTCGAAAGCCTTAAAAGATGCTCTAGTACAGGGAGTAGTGAAAGGAACAGGGTTAGCCTCCAAAGACGGAGGTTATTTCAACAATTCACTCATCAAGATTCCTTTTCCAGAAGATGCTGAAAAAGTAGCCAACAAATTGCGTGACTTGGGATTAGGTTCAGAAGTAGATAGATTTGTCAAAACGCTGAATCGTGGAGCAGAAGAAGCAGCCAAAGAAGCTGCTCCCATTTTCAAATCTGCCATTACCTCTATGTCCATTCAAGATGCGTATGGAATCTTAAAAGGAGACAGAGATGCAGCGACTCAATATCTGATGAAAACTACAACTGACCAACTTAAAGCCAAATTTAAACCTATTGTAGCTAGAAACTTGGAAAAAGTAAATGCTACTCGTTATTACAGTGACCTAGTAAGTAAATACAATCAAATTCCATTTGTAAAAAATGTAAATCCAGATTTAGATGACTACGCCACAGACAAAGCGATTGAAGGACTTTTTAAGTTGGTAGCACAAGAAGAGGACAATATCCGAACAAATATTTCAGCTCGCTCTACCGAGCTTATGAAACGAGTTTTTGCTCAAGCTCCACAGGCACAACAATAA
- a CDS encoding chorismate mutase — translation MNMNATQKIPVAKSVSDTCLEQCRQQIDQIDTELIKIIAQRMEIVKKIGEHKRKNKIQTVQPNRWQAILDSRQKIAEELELPSDLVLDIFEVIHQMAIQTQSK, via the coding sequence ATGAATATGAATGCTACTCAAAAAATCCCAGTTGCTAAATCAGTATCAGATACTTGCTTAGAACAATGTCGTCAGCAGATAGACCAAATTGATACAGAGCTTATCAAAATAATAGCTCAAAGAATGGAAATTGTCAAAAAAATAGGGGAACACAAACGAAAGAATAAAATACAAACTGTTCAGCCCAACCGATGGCAGGCTATATTAGATTCTCGTCAAAAGATAGCAGAAGAACTAGAATTGCCATCTGATTTGGTCTTAGATATTTTTGAGGTTATTCATCAGATGGCAATTCAAACACAGTCTAAATAA
- a CDS encoding prephenate dehydratase domain-containing protein, with protein MKTIAIQGKLFSFHHLAAQKQFGGKNNWLHCQNFDQLLDAVATKKVNTGIIAVENSLVGNVADNYERIDTMNLKIIGEINLPIQLHLAAKRGTQISDLSIAYSHPVALAECSNFLSKNKMIVPTNFSDTAGAIRWVAEQQKMNQHLDAAAIGGIEAINHYGLQAIQKNIHDHHNNTTKFLAITL; from the coding sequence ATGAAAACCATCGCAATTCAAGGAAAACTCTTTTCATTTCATCATTTGGCAGCACAAAAACAATTTGGAGGGAAAAATAATTGGCTTCATTGTCAGAATTTTGACCAGCTCTTAGATGCTGTAGCTACAAAAAAAGTAAATACAGGAATTATTGCTGTTGAAAACTCACTTGTTGGAAATGTAGCAGATAATTATGAAAGAATTGATACAATGAATTTGAAAATTATTGGGGAAATAAATTTACCTATTCAGCTTCATTTAGCTGCCAAAAGAGGAACGCAGATTTCAGATTTAAGCATTGCTTATTCACACCCTGTGGCTCTTGCAGAATGCAGTAATTTCCTCTCTAAAAATAAAATGATTGTTCCAACCAACTTTAGTGATACGGCTGGAGCAATTCGTTGGGTGGCAGAACAGCAGAAAATGAATCAACATTTGGATGCTGCTGCTATTGGAGGAATTGAAGCAATAAATCATTATGGACTACAAGCTATTCAAAAAAATATCCACGACCATCATAACAACACAACAAAATTTTTAGCCATTACACTATAA